One segment of Chiloscyllium plagiosum isolate BGI_BamShark_2017 chromosome 5, ASM401019v2, whole genome shotgun sequence DNA contains the following:
- the LOC122549806 gene encoding neurexophilin 1, which yields MQAVYWYAVLLLQSSLYLVICVHGNNPQKSELLKTDSPKNSQKHIWTESSKDLSISRLLSQTLSGKENATAVDLHYETPVPYSDQDIWDWLRNASDQKEPRPRLKRRPIVKTGKFKKMFGWGDFHSNIKTVKLNLLITGKIVDHGNGTFSVYFRHNSTGQGNVSVSLVPPTKIVEFDLAQQTVIDAKDSKTFNCRIEYEKVDKAKKTTLCNYDPSKTCYQEQTQSHVSWLCSKPFKVICIYISFYSTDYKLVQKVCPDYNYHSDTPYFPSG from the coding sequence GTTATTTGCGTTCATGGAAATAATCCGCAGAAATCAGAACTTCTAAAAACTGACAGCCCTAAGAATTCGCAAAAACACATATGGACAGAAAGCAGCAAAGACCTCTCCATCAGCCGTCTGCTTTCACAGACATTGTCTGGCAAAGAGAATGCTACTGCTGTGGACCTGCATTACGAAACTCCAGTACCGTACTCTGACCAGGACATATGGGATTGGTTACGAAATGCATCAGATCAGAAGGAGCCCCGCCCTCGACTTAAGAGGCGACCTATAGTCAAAACGGGCAAATTTAAGAAAATGTTTGGCTGGGGGGACTTCCATTCCAACATCAAAACTGTCAAGCTAAATCTACTCATCACAGGCAAAATAGTGGACCATGGAAATGGTACCTTTAGTGTCTATTTCCGTCACAATTCAACTGGCCAGGGGAATGTTTCTGTCAGCCTGGTACCCCCTACAAAAATTGTGGAATTTGACTTGGCTCAACAGACGGTGATTGATGCCAAAGATTCAAAGACATTTAACTGCCGTATTGAGTATGAGAAAGTGGACAAGGCAAAGAAGACTACGCTTTGCAACTATGATCCATCAAAAACCTGTTACCAGGAGCAAACGCAAAGCCATGTGTCATGGCTGTGCTCCAAACCCTTTAAGGTTATATGTATTTATATTTCATTTTACAGTACAGATTATAAACTAGTGCAGAAAGTGTGTCCAGATTACAATTACCACAGTGACACTCCATATTTCCCCTCTGGCTGA